In a single window of the Pseudomonas entomophila genome:
- a CDS encoding Nudix family hydrolase has protein sequence MKRIHVVAAVIRGTDGRILIARRADTQHQGGLWEFPGGKVEDGEGLEAALARELREELGIEVTRSRPLIKVSHDYPDKQVLLDVREVEAFIGEPHGAEGQPLAWVAPRDLGQYEFPEANKPIVAAARLPDQYLITPDGLEVPQLLKGIQKAVASGIRLIQLRAPDMYDPKYRDVAVDAVGLCAGKAQLMLKGPLEWLGDFPSAGWHLTAAQLRKYAAKGRPFPKERWLAASCHNAEELALAEQMGVDFVTLSPVQATQTHPDAAPLGWDEAQRLITGFSHPVFLLGGVGPGERERAWESGAQGVAGIRAFWPEA, from the coding sequence GTGAAGCGGATTCATGTGGTTGCCGCGGTCATTCGCGGTACTGACGGCCGTATCCTGATCGCCCGTCGCGCCGACACGCAACACCAGGGTGGCTTGTGGGAGTTTCCGGGTGGCAAGGTCGAGGACGGCGAGGGCCTCGAGGCGGCGCTGGCCCGCGAGTTGCGCGAGGAGCTGGGAATCGAGGTCACGCGCTCGCGACCGTTGATCAAGGTCAGCCACGACTATCCAGACAAGCAGGTGCTGTTGGATGTGCGTGAAGTCGAAGCGTTCATCGGTGAACCCCACGGCGCCGAGGGCCAGCCGCTGGCCTGGGTGGCGCCGCGTGACCTGGGCCAGTACGAGTTCCCCGAGGCCAACAAACCCATCGTCGCCGCAGCGCGCCTGCCTGATCAGTACCTGATCACGCCGGATGGCCTGGAAGTGCCGCAGTTGCTCAAGGGTATCCAGAAAGCGGTAGCCAGCGGGATCAGGCTGATCCAGCTGCGCGCCCCCGACATGTACGACCCCAAGTACCGCGATGTCGCGGTGGACGCGGTCGGGCTGTGCGCGGGCAAGGCACAACTGATGCTCAAGGGGCCGTTGGAGTGGCTGGGCGACTTTCCGTCGGCGGGCTGGCACCTGACCGCCGCGCAGTTGCGCAAGTATGCCGCGAAGGGCCGACCGTTCCCAAAGGAACGCTGGCTGGCGGCATCCTGCCACAACGCCGAGGAACTGGCGCTGGCCGAGCAGATGGGGGTGGACTTCGTCACCCTGTCGCCGGTGCAGGCGACCCAGACACACCCGGATGCCGCGCCGCTGGGGTGGGATGAGGCGCAACGGTTGATCACCGGGTTCAGCCATCCGGTGTTCTTGCTGGGTGGGGTCGGGCCAGGGGAGCGAGAGCGGGCTTGGGAATCTGGAGCTCAAGGTGTTGCGGGGATCCGGGCTTTCTGGCCTGAGGCTTGA
- a CDS encoding glutathione S-transferase family protein gives MSYHLIIGDKLYSSWSLRGALALELAGAPYEETLVKLNQPDTRQRLLAFSATGKVPLLKTEHGVIADSLAIAEYLNEQHPEARLWPEDVAARAQARSACAQMHSGFFALRGAMPFDLSRDQALDEVPLDVQVDIDRIVALWNECRLVAKDSGPFLFGRPTLADAFFAPVAVRLRTYRVEVPAAAAAYIETLYQWPAFQAWQKAGLAEREG, from the coding sequence ATGAGCTATCACCTGATCATCGGCGACAAGCTGTACTCTTCCTGGTCGCTACGCGGCGCACTGGCCCTCGAACTGGCCGGCGCGCCCTACGAAGAAACCCTGGTCAAGCTCAACCAGCCAGACACTCGCCAGCGCCTCCTGGCGTTCTCGGCGACTGGCAAGGTGCCCTTGCTCAAGACCGAGCACGGCGTGATCGCCGACTCGCTGGCCATTGCCGAATATCTCAACGAGCAGCACCCCGAGGCCAGGCTCTGGCCCGAGGACGTTGCCGCCCGTGCCCAGGCCCGTTCGGCTTGCGCGCAGATGCACAGCGGCTTCTTCGCCTTGCGCGGAGCAATGCCTTTCGACCTGTCCCGCGACCAGGCGCTGGATGAGGTGCCACTGGACGTGCAGGTCGATATCGACCGCATCGTCGCCTTGTGGAACGAATGCCGCCTGGTTGCCAAGGACAGCGGCCCGTTCCTGTTCGGCCGGCCGACCCTGGCCGATGCTTTCTTCGCCCCGGTGGCCGTGCGCCTGCGCACCTACCGCGTCGAAGTACCGGCCGCGGCGGCCGCCTACATCGAAACCCTCTACCAGTGGCCTGCGTTCCAGGCTTGGCAGAAAGCTGGCCTGGCGGAGCGTGAAGGGTGA
- the argJ gene encoding bifunctional glutamate N-acetyltransferase/amino-acid acetyltransferase ArgJ → MAVGLGPLPTLHPVPGFELGIASAGIKRPGRKDVVVMRCAEGSSVAGVFTLNAFCAAPVILSKQRVQGTVRYLLTNTGNANAGTGAPGLAAAERTCAKLAELAGVPAESVLPFSTGVIGEPLPVEKIEGALQAALDNLSENNWAEAATGIMTTDTLPKGASRQFQFGGKTITVTGISKGAGMIRPNMATMLGYIATDAKVAPAVLKDLMLDGANKSFNRITIDGDTSTNDCCMLIATGKADVPEVTEASGALFEALKKAVFEVCMEVAQAIVRDGEGATKFVTVQVNGGGNHQECLDVGYAVAHSPLIKTALFASDPNWGRILAAVGRAGVPALDVSLIDVYLDNVCIASQGGRSPSYTEAQGAAVMAQEEITIRIELGRGQCSETIWTTDLSHEYVKINAEYRT, encoded by the coding sequence ATGGCTGTTGGTCTTGGTCCCCTGCCCACCCTGCACCCGGTTCCCGGTTTCGAACTCGGTATCGCCTCGGCGGGTATCAAGCGCCCTGGGCGCAAGGATGTGGTGGTGATGCGCTGCGCCGAAGGCTCCAGCGTTGCTGGCGTGTTCACCCTGAACGCCTTCTGCGCCGCCCCGGTGATCCTCTCCAAGCAGCGCGTGCAGGGCACCGTGCGCTACCTGCTGACCAACACCGGCAACGCCAATGCCGGTACCGGCGCGCCAGGCCTGGCCGCGGCCGAGCGTACCTGTGCCAAGCTGGCCGAGCTGGCCGGTGTACCTGCTGAATCCGTACTGCCGTTCTCTACCGGTGTGATCGGCGAGCCGCTGCCAGTCGAGAAGATCGAAGGGGCGCTGCAGGCCGCCTTGGACAACCTGTCGGAAAACAACTGGGCTGAAGCCGCCACCGGCATCATGACCACCGACACCCTGCCCAAGGGCGCCAGCCGCCAGTTCCAGTTCGGCGGCAAGACCATCACCGTCACTGGCATCAGCAAGGGTGCCGGCATGATCCGCCCGAACATGGCCACCATGCTGGGGTATATCGCCACCGACGCCAAGGTCGCACCGGCTGTGCTGAAAGACCTGATGCTCGACGGCGCCAACAAGTCGTTCAACCGCATCACCATCGACGGCGACACCTCGACCAACGACTGCTGCATGCTGATCGCCACCGGCAAGGCCGACGTGCCTGAGGTCACCGAGGCCAGCGGTGCGCTGTTCGAGGCGCTGAAGAAGGCGGTGTTCGAGGTGTGCATGGAAGTGGCCCAGGCCATCGTCCGTGACGGCGAGGGCGCGACCAAGTTCGTTACCGTGCAAGTCAACGGCGGCGGCAATCATCAGGAATGCCTGGACGTCGGCTACGCCGTGGCGCACTCGCCGCTGATCAAGACCGCGCTGTTCGCCTCCGACCCCAACTGGGGTCGCATCCTCGCTGCTGTCGGCCGTGCCGGTGTGCCAGCGCTGGATGTCAGCCTGATCGACGTGTACCTGGACAACGTCTGCATCGCCAGCCAGGGCGGCCGCAGCCCAAGCTACACCGAGGCGCAGGGCGCGGCGGTGATGGCCCAGGAAGAGATCACCATCCGCATCGAGCTGGGCCGTGGCCAGTGCAGCGAAACCATCTGGACCACCGACCTGTCCCACGAGTACGTGAAGATCAACGCTGAGTACCGTACCTGA
- the secA gene encoding preprotein translocase subunit SecA codes for MFAPLLKKLFGSKNEREIKRMLKTVSTVNAFEEKMVALSDEQLRGKTAEFKERLAKGESLDQLLPEAFAVAREAGKRVMGMRHFDVQLIGGMTLHEGMIAEMRTGEGKTLVGTLAVYLNALSGKGVHVVTVNDYLARRDANWMRPLYEFLGLTVGIVSAFQPPEEKRAAYAADITYGTNNEFGFDYLRDNMAFSQDEKFQRELNFAVIDEVDSILIDEARTPLIISGQAEDSSKLYIEINRLIPRLTQHIEEVEGQVTQEGHYTIDEKSRQVELNEAGHQFIEDMLTQSGLLAEGESLYSAHNLGLLTHVYAGLRAHKLFHRNVEYIVQDGQILLIDEHTGRTMPGRRLSEGLHQAIEAKENLNIQAESQTLASTTFQNYFRLYTKLSGMTGTADTEAFEFAQIYNLNVMVIPPNKPLARKDFNDLVYLTADEKYAAIIADIKESMALGRPVLVGTATIETSEHMSNLLKKEGIDHKVLNAKYHEKEAEIIAQAGAPGALTIATNMAGRGTDILLGGNWEAEVAALDNPTPEQIAQIKADWQKRHQQVLEAGGLHVIASERHESRRIDNQLRGRAGRQGDAGSSRFYLSLEDSLMRIFASDRVKNFMKALGMQSGEAIEHRMVTNAIEKAQRKVEGRNFDIRKQLLEYDDVANEQRKVIYHMRNSLLAAENIGDTIGEFRQEVLDATISQHIPPQSLPEQWDVAGLEASLASDFAMKLPIQQWLDEDDKLYEETLREKLLSEITSAYNEKEDQAGEDALRTFEKQILLRVLDDLWKDHLSTMDHLRHGIHLRGYAQKNPKQEYKRESFTLFQELLESIKRDTIRVLSHVQVRREDPAEEEARLRREAEELASRMQFQHAAAPGMESDLQASEEGAEVAVATAPVRNDQKLGRNEPCWCGSGKKFKHCHGQIE; via the coding sequence ATGTTTGCGCCTTTGTTAAAAAAACTTTTTGGAAGCAAGAACGAGCGTGAAATCAAACGCATGCTCAAGACGGTGAGCACCGTCAATGCCTTCGAAGAGAAGATGGTGGCCCTCTCCGACGAGCAACTGCGGGGCAAGACCGCAGAGTTCAAGGAGCGCCTGGCCAAAGGCGAATCACTGGACCAGCTGTTGCCTGAAGCCTTCGCCGTGGCCCGTGAGGCCGGCAAGCGCGTGATGGGCATGCGCCACTTCGACGTCCAGCTGATCGGCGGCATGACCCTGCACGAAGGCATGATCGCAGAAATGCGCACCGGTGAAGGCAAGACCTTGGTCGGTACCCTGGCCGTTTATCTGAACGCGCTGTCCGGCAAGGGCGTGCACGTGGTCACGGTGAACGACTACCTGGCCCGCCGCGACGCCAACTGGATGCGTCCGCTCTACGAATTCCTTGGTTTGACCGTCGGTATCGTCTCGGCCTTCCAGCCGCCTGAAGAGAAGCGCGCCGCCTATGCCGCCGACATCACCTACGGCACCAACAACGAATTCGGTTTCGACTATTTGCGCGACAACATGGCGTTCAGCCAGGACGAGAAGTTCCAGCGCGAGCTGAACTTCGCCGTGATCGACGAAGTCGACTCCATCCTCATCGACGAAGCGCGTACCCCGCTGATCATCTCCGGCCAGGCCGAGGACAGCTCCAAGCTGTACATCGAGATCAACCGCCTGATCCCGCGCCTGACGCAACACATCGAGGAAGTCGAAGGCCAGGTGACTCAAGAGGGTCACTACACCATCGACGAGAAGAGCCGCCAGGTCGAGCTGAACGAGGCCGGCCACCAGTTCATCGAGGACATGCTGACGCAATCGGGCCTGCTGGCCGAAGGCGAGAGCCTGTATTCGGCGCACAACCTCGGCCTGCTGACGCACGTCTACGCCGGTCTGCGCGCGCACAAACTGTTCCACCGCAACGTCGAGTACATTGTCCAGGACGGCCAGATCCTCCTGATCGACGAGCACACCGGCCGCACCATGCCGGGCCGCCGCCTGTCCGAAGGCCTGCACCAGGCCATCGAGGCGAAGGAAAACCTGAACATCCAGGCCGAAAGCCAGACCCTGGCCTCGACCACCTTCCAAAACTACTTCCGCCTCTATACAAAACTGTCGGGCATGACCGGTACTGCCGACACCGAGGCGTTCGAGTTCGCCCAGATCTACAACCTCAACGTGATGGTCATCCCACCGAACAAGCCGTTGGCCCGCAAGGACTTCAACGACCTGGTGTACTTGACTGCCGACGAGAAGTACGCGGCGATCATCGCCGACATCAAGGAAAGCATGGCCCTGGGCCGCCCAGTGCTGGTCGGTACCGCGACCATCGAAACCTCCGAGCACATGTCCAACCTGCTCAAGAAGGAAGGGATCGACCACAAGGTACTGAACGCCAAGTACCACGAGAAGGAAGCCGAGATCATCGCCCAGGCCGGTGCCCCGGGGGCGCTCACCATCGCCACCAACATGGCCGGCCGTGGTACGGACATCCTGCTGGGCGGTAACTGGGAAGCTGAAGTAGCAGCCCTGGACAATCCGACCCCAGAGCAGATCGCGCAGATCAAGGCCGACTGGCAGAAACGTCACCAGCAGGTGCTGGAGGCCGGTGGCCTGCACGTGATCGCTTCCGAGCGCCACGAGTCCCGCCGTATCGACAACCAGCTGCGTGGCCGTGCCGGCCGTCAGGGCGATGCTGGTTCCAGCCGCTTCTACCTGTCGCTGGAAGACAGCCTGATGCGCATCTTCGCCTCTGACCGGGTGAAGAACTTCATGAAGGCGCTGGGCATGCAGTCCGGCGAGGCCATCGAGCACCGTATGGTGACCAATGCCATCGAGAAGGCGCAGCGCAAGGTCGAAGGTCGCAACTTCGATATTCGCAAGCAACTGCTCGAATACGACGACGTGGCCAACGAGCAGCGCAAAGTGATCTACCACATGCGCAACAGCCTGCTGGCCGCCGAGAACATTGGCGACACCATCGGCGAGTTCCGCCAGGAAGTGCTCGATGCCACCATCAGCCAGCACATCCCGCCGCAATCGCTGCCTGAGCAGTGGGACGTGGCCGGCCTGGAAGCCTCGCTGGCCAGCGACTTCGCCATGAAGCTGCCGATCCAGCAGTGGCTCGACGAGGACGACAAGCTTTACGAGGAAACTCTGCGCGAGAAGCTGCTGAGCGAGATCACCAGCGCCTACAACGAGAAAGAGGACCAGGCAGGCGAGGACGCGCTGCGTACCTTCGAGAAGCAGATCCTGCTGCGTGTGCTGGACGACCTGTGGAAAGACCACCTGTCGACCATGGATCACCTGCGCCACGGTATCCACCTGCGCGGCTATGCGCAGAAGAACCCGAAGCAGGAGTACAAGCGCGAGTCGTTCACCCTGTTCCAGGAGTTGCTGGAGTCGATCAAGCGCGACACCATCCGCGTGCTGTCGCACGTCCAGGTGCGTCGCGAGGACCCGGCAGAAGAAGAAGCCCGTCTACGCCGCGAAGCCGAGGAACTGGCTAGCCGCATGCAGTTCCAGCACGCCGCCGCTCCAGGCATGGAGAGCGACCTGCAGGCCAGCGAGGAGGGCGCCGAAGTCGCCGTCGCCACGGCACCGGTGCGCAATGACCAGAAGCTGGGCCGCAACGAGCCGTGCTGGTGCGGTTCGGGCAAGAAGTTCAAGCATTGCCATGGTCAGATTGAGTGA
- a CDS encoding DUF721 domain-containing protein — translation MAYKPSPARPPAALLRQARPLRLLLNQAERLEHLQRLLESQLQPAAREHCHVASWKEGTLLLVVTDGHWATRLRYQQKRLQRQLQAMEAFANLSRILFKVQPPLVPAKRGGQGPELSEHAAESIRGSADGISDPKLRAALERLAAHAQSKV, via the coding sequence ATGGCCTACAAACCCTCACCTGCCCGCCCGCCCGCCGCCTTGCTGCGCCAGGCTCGCCCGCTGCGCCTGCTGCTCAACCAGGCCGAACGCCTGGAACACCTGCAGCGCCTGCTGGAAAGCCAGCTGCAACCGGCAGCCCGCGAGCACTGCCATGTGGCGTCCTGGAAAGAGGGCACCTTGTTGCTGGTGGTTACCGATGGCCACTGGGCGACCCGTCTGCGCTACCAGCAAAAGCGCCTGCAGCGCCAGCTGCAAGCCATGGAAGCCTTCGCCAACCTGTCACGTATCCTGTTCAAGGTGCAACCGCCCTTGGTACCTGCCAAGCGTGGAGGTCAAGGGCCGGAGCTGTCGGAGCATGCCGCCGAGAGCATCCGCGGATCGGCTGACGGGATCAGTGATCCGAAGTTGCGGGCGGCACTGGAACGGCTGGCCGCGCACGCACAGTCCAAGGTTTGA